A DNA window from Paenibacillus andongensis contains the following coding sequences:
- a CDS encoding nucleotidyltransferase-like protein: MGIDKEQFLLKFRNDPRIISVMAVDNPKQLPSLTDGFDTLLLIVTNDLSLNNHTTNYIRDDSRIQERWVDPSSIEQWIRQGINRNILHWLLKGEILLDQNTYLEGLRHRILEFPGDLREHKLLVEFSHFLRKYLQSKEYILDEHLLDAYNNILEALHHWARIVIIEDGYHPEITVWRQIRAINPGVYKLYEELTMSKETLKQRVQLVLLACEFSVMSKMERCCKAFIQILRENEQPLSTDELQQHSQLVELRSELPLLLNKLVKKGLIKEVAFLIDEDNSEIELRYTSV; encoded by the coding sequence ATGGGAATCGATAAAGAGCAGTTTTTGCTTAAGTTCCGAAATGACCCGAGAATCATTAGTGTCATGGCGGTAGATAATCCTAAGCAACTTCCTTCACTGACAGATGGTTTTGATACGCTACTTCTTATAGTAACGAATGACCTGAGCCTGAACAATCATACGACTAATTATATAAGAGACGATTCGAGGATACAAGAAAGATGGGTAGATCCGTCTTCCATAGAGCAATGGATACGTCAAGGCATCAACCGAAATATCCTTCACTGGCTGCTAAAAGGGGAGATACTTCTGGATCAGAACACTTATTTAGAAGGCTTGCGTCACCGAATACTCGAGTTTCCGGGGGACTTACGTGAGCACAAACTACTTGTTGAATTCTCCCACTTTCTGCGTAAGTATCTTCAAAGCAAGGAATACATCTTAGATGAGCATTTGCTGGATGCTTACAATAACATTCTAGAAGCGCTTCATCACTGGGCTCGCATTGTTATTATCGAAGATGGCTATCACCCGGAAATTACCGTATGGAGGCAGATCCGTGCGATTAATCCTGGCGTGTATAAGCTATATGAGGAACTGACGATGAGTAAGGAAACGTTGAAACAGAGAGTTCAGCTCGTTCTGCTTGCCTGTGAATTTTCGGTTATGTCGAAAATGGAGCGTTGTTGTAAGGCGTTTATTCAAATCCTAAGAGAAAATGAACAACCATTAAGTACGGATGAACTGCAGCAGCATTCTCAGTTAGTTGAACTTAGATCGGAGCTTCCCTTACTGTTAAATAAGCTTGTCAAAAAAGGATTGATTAAAGAAGTGGCCTTTCTTATTGATGAAGACAATTCAGAAATCGAGTTAAGATATACGAGTGTATAA
- a CDS encoding class I SAM-dependent methyltransferase: MYQESEQEAAAPHMVEKRMLCHCGGVSAIEYLDMLAKLGVGNAHPGGFGETIEQLKKYPIEKGKRVLEVGCGTGRTACFLAEQGCEVTAVDIRPEMIAKAIIRAEKQGVQVQFKVGDVCQLPFDDHTFDVVMVESVTNFADAQKAVSEYYRVLKSEGKLYDREVIRIKEMSPGVHRALCSFYGVSKIYSMDEWRELLEKSKFEPVDFSGIHAFPLTMFEDQVQHPDPVHLSDKQSFMDPRIWQITAKYDELVNKYHPYMGYTLMIGSKE; this comes from the coding sequence ATGTACCAAGAATCTGAACAAGAGGCTGCAGCCCCCCATATGGTAGAAAAGAGAATGTTATGCCATTGTGGAGGTGTAAGTGCTATCGAGTACTTAGATATGTTAGCCAAATTAGGAGTGGGCAATGCGCATCCCGGGGGATTCGGAGAGACGATTGAACAATTGAAGAAGTATCCCATTGAGAAAGGGAAGCGCGTGCTAGAGGTCGGATGCGGGACTGGAAGAACGGCATGTTTCCTGGCCGAGCAAGGATGCGAAGTAACAGCAGTCGATATTCGTCCGGAAATGATTGCGAAAGCGATCATAAGAGCTGAGAAGCAGGGGGTACAGGTACAATTCAAGGTTGGGGATGTATGCCAATTACCCTTTGATGATCATACTTTTGATGTTGTGATGGTGGAGTCAGTGACGAATTTTGCAGATGCTCAGAAAGCTGTATCCGAGTATTATAGGGTACTTAAATCCGAAGGTAAGCTCTATGATCGAGAAGTTATCCGAATCAAAGAGATGTCACCGGGTGTTCATCGGGCGCTGTGCAGCTTCTATGGGGTAAGTAAAATATATAGTATGGATGAATGGCGGGAGCTGTTAGAGAAGAGCAAATTTGAACCCGTGGACTTCTCAGGGATACATGCTTTCCCGCTAACCATGTTCGAAGATCAAGTCCAACATCCAGACCCTGTTCACTTGTCTGATAAGCAGTCGTTTATGGATCCGCGGATTTGGCAAATTACCGCCAAATACGATGAGCTCGTTAATAAATATCATCCCTATATGGGATATACTCTCATGATTGGATCGAAGGAATAA
- a CDS encoding glycosyl hydrolase family 18 protein: protein MHSTPTDQQPKRRRSTKRILLLFGLFIGMFAAGAASFLWQQLAPNRAQVEPDYHELSKPVFYQGNFFKTSAIGEKEGLKLPLTLIQEWMDPSIIYEKSSDSVIITTKDKVLRLKTTELSALMNEKPVTLSFPVEKKGNDIYVPIEPLRQLYPFEIRESEKSGAILLFKKGDLVKWGKHMATEDAQLRTFASIKAPIVSTIANNEQVMILAVEGDWYRVQQQSGPIGYVRKADILEDHEETIPLQEQASAYVPWKPLSGKLNLTWEHVITKNPDTSKLGDMPGLHVVSPTWFSLADGEGRIKNLADASYVKWAQTRNYQVWALFSNGFEPDRTSQALSTYDRRMKMIKQLLGFAQTYNLQGINIDFENVNLKDKENLVQFVRELTPFMHEQGLAVSIDVTPKSTNEMWSMFYDRPALAEVVDYMMLMAYDEYWASSPKSGSVSSLPWTERSVTQLLGSEKVPPSKLVLGVPFYTRQWTEETKNGKTTTTSKTLTMEAAQAIIKDKKLTPTFLEETGQNYVEYKEGEKLIRIWLEDETSIKARLELVKKYDLAGVASWRRGFEQPATWKVIQDTLQQTKP from the coding sequence TTGCATTCAACACCTACAGATCAGCAACCGAAACGCCGAAGATCAACGAAAAGAATACTCTTATTATTTGGTCTTTTTATTGGAATGTTTGCCGCGGGTGCAGCTTCGTTCTTATGGCAGCAGTTAGCGCCAAACCGAGCGCAAGTAGAACCAGATTATCACGAGTTAAGTAAACCGGTTTTTTATCAAGGGAATTTTTTTAAGACCAGCGCAATTGGGGAAAAAGAGGGACTGAAGCTTCCGCTTACGCTTATTCAGGAGTGGATGGACCCATCGATTATATATGAAAAAAGCAGTGATTCCGTTATTATCACAACGAAAGATAAAGTATTGCGGTTAAAGACTACGGAGCTTTCAGCGTTAATGAACGAGAAGCCAGTCACGTTATCTTTTCCTGTTGAAAAGAAAGGGAATGATATTTACGTGCCCATAGAGCCTCTTCGGCAGCTGTATCCTTTTGAAATAAGAGAGTCCGAAAAGTCAGGTGCCATTCTTTTATTCAAAAAAGGTGACCTCGTCAAGTGGGGGAAGCATATGGCTACTGAAGATGCGCAGCTGCGGACATTTGCTTCTATAAAAGCACCGATAGTTTCTACGATCGCAAATAATGAGCAAGTTATGATACTAGCCGTAGAGGGAGACTGGTATCGCGTACAGCAGCAAAGTGGTCCAATCGGATACGTTCGTAAGGCTGATATCTTAGAGGACCATGAGGAAACAATTCCGTTACAGGAACAGGCATCAGCCTATGTACCTTGGAAGCCGCTTAGCGGCAAACTAAATCTGACTTGGGAGCACGTTATTACGAAGAATCCTGACACTTCCAAGCTTGGCGATATGCCTGGCTTACATGTTGTTAGCCCTACCTGGTTCTCTCTGGCTGACGGCGAGGGGCGTATTAAGAACTTAGCCGACGCTTCCTATGTGAAATGGGCGCAAACGCGTAATTATCAGGTCTGGGCGTTGTTTAGCAACGGCTTTGAACCCGACCGAACGTCTCAAGCGCTATCTACTTATGATCGTCGTATGAAAATGATAAAACAGTTGCTCGGATTTGCACAAACGTACAATTTGCAGGGCATCAATATTGATTTTGAAAATGTGAATCTCAAAGATAAAGAAAATCTGGTCCAATTTGTCCGCGAATTGACGCCTTTTATGCATGAACAAGGCCTTGCCGTTTCCATCGATGTTACACCGAAATCAACGAATGAGATGTGGTCGATGTTTTATGACAGACCTGCGCTTGCCGAAGTTGTTGACTACATGATGCTGATGGCTTATGACGAATACTGGGCGTCTAGCCCAAAATCCGGCTCCGTTTCATCGCTGCCATGGACAGAGCGCTCTGTTACCCAGCTTCTGGGGAGCGAGAAGGTGCCACCATCTAAGCTTGTCCTAGGAGTGCCATTCTATACGCGTCAGTGGACCGAAGAGACCAAAAATGGTAAGACGACAACTACCTCCAAAACCTTAACGATGGAAGCCGCCCAGGCGATTATTAAAGATAAGAAACTTACCCCTACTTTCTTAGAGGAAACAGGTCAGAACTATGTGGAGTACAAAGAGGGAGAAAAACTTATCCGGATTTGGTTAGAAGATGAAACATCGATAAAAGCAAGGCTTGAACTCGTGAAAAAGTACGATTTGGCAGGAGTGGCCTCTTGGAGAAGAGGCTTTGAACAGCCGGCAACGTGGAAAGTCATTCAGGATACTTTGCAGCAAACTAAGCCATAA
- a CDS encoding DUF2614 family zinc ribbon-containing protein yields MRFGSSKVNEFRLWGLAMTMGGMLLMIIGLAGIVFDWGKAGRIIAVIFMIIGMISMMVSMGIYFWAGMLSTSATVIDCPECGRRTKMLGKTDRCMFCKTILTVDPQYEPTAENETAVAQTVQLEVDRAHEHKPH; encoded by the coding sequence GTGCGTTTCGGATCAAGTAAAGTAAATGAATTCCGCTTATGGGGTCTTGCCATGACCATGGGCGGAATGCTGCTTATGATTATAGGACTTGCGGGCATCGTTTTTGACTGGGGGAAGGCTGGGCGAATCATTGCTGTGATCTTCATGATCATTGGTATGATAAGTATGATGGTTAGCATGGGGATATACTTCTGGGCAGGAATGCTTTCCACATCGGCGACTGTCATTGATTGCCCGGAGTGCGGAAGAAGAACGAAAATGCTGGGGAAAACGGATCGCTGTATGTTTTGTAAAACGATTTTAACCGTTGATCCACAATACGAACCAACGGCAGAGAACGAAACAGCGGTTGCGCAAACCGTTCAACTCGAAGTGGACAGAGCTCACGAACATAAGCCTCATTGA
- a CDS encoding ROK family protein → MNVDVITERIPNRKAKEIYERICRQTTVSKTELLEQSGMTVSTLTRLLEELTIQGLILESGFGASTGGRRPILYEKNPAYAYVFGLEISRTLSKLVLVDLGMKKLDTRSWTMTAEMTPDVLICLIVDEVQRMLSTHNIDSSSVLGIGIGAVGPVDRLSGTILEPSYFPAKGWRNVEICRQLTGELGIPALLDNGANAAILAESWHQRTQSFKHLLYIHAGIGLRSSMVSEGKVIYGAVDMEGSVGQMIIQTDGVPHRNTSGNYGALESYASLYAIEKAARSALKQGRSTALSHLVDDPEHVTYLHVMEALKKNDPLVVEIITEAATYFGIGLANLLNILHPEKVILGGPLIAGGELFFQTATQVAIRKTYYYPAYQVVFSKGQLGEEALAIGAAVMVMDQLVRL, encoded by the coding sequence TTGAACGTAGATGTCATAACAGAACGAATTCCGAATCGTAAGGCGAAAGAAATCTATGAGCGAATTTGTCGTCAAACAACGGTATCCAAAACGGAGTTGTTAGAGCAAAGCGGGATGACGGTATCTACGTTGACGCGGCTTTTGGAGGAACTTACGATACAAGGACTTATCCTTGAATCTGGTTTCGGTGCTTCAACAGGAGGGCGTAGGCCGATTCTGTATGAAAAGAATCCGGCCTATGCTTATGTATTTGGTTTGGAAATATCCAGAACGTTGTCCAAGCTTGTCCTTGTCGATCTGGGAATGAAGAAATTGGATACACGGAGCTGGACGATGACGGCTGAGATGACGCCAGATGTGCTGATATGTCTAATCGTAGATGAAGTACAAAGGATGTTATCCACACATAACATTGATTCTTCCTCTGTGCTTGGAATAGGGATTGGTGCGGTTGGTCCTGTGGATCGCTTGTCAGGGACCATCTTGGAACCGTCCTATTTTCCAGCAAAAGGATGGAGAAATGTTGAGATTTGTAGGCAGTTGACGGGAGAATTAGGTATTCCCGCATTGCTGGATAATGGAGCTAACGCGGCGATCCTAGCTGAATCATGGCATCAACGTACGCAGAGTTTTAAGCATCTGCTCTATATTCATGCTGGAATTGGTTTGCGCTCCTCCATGGTTTCTGAAGGAAAGGTTATTTATGGTGCCGTCGATATGGAAGGCTCTGTAGGTCAGATGATTATTCAAACGGATGGTGTTCCCCATCGTAATACGTCAGGCAACTATGGAGCATTGGAGTCGTATGCTTCTTTATATGCCATCGAGAAGGCAGCTCGATCCGCCTTAAAGCAGGGTCGATCTACGGCGTTGTCTCATTTGGTTGATGACCCCGAGCATGTCACGTACCTGCATGTGATGGAGGCGCTCAAAAAAAATGATCCCCTAGTTGTGGAGATCATCACGGAGGCTGCCACTTATTTCGGCATTGGACTAGCTAACTTGCTAAATATTTTACACCCTGAGAAGGTAATCCTAGGGGGGCCATTAATTGCGGGCGGGGAGTTGTTTTTCCAAACCGCTACGCAGGTAGCGATTCGGAAGACATACTACTACCCCGCCTATCAGGTTGTTTTCAGCAAAGGGCAGCTTGGTGAGGAAGCTCTGGCAATTGGTGCAGCCGTGATGGTCATGGACCAGTTGGTTAGGCTTTAA
- a CDS encoding YjcZ family sporulation protein codes for MGVAAGAGVGYGGGHTSAAAVLVLFILLVIVTMSFCW; via the coding sequence ATGGGTGTTGCTGCTGGTGCTGGTGTTGGTTACGGCGGTGGTCATACTTCCGCCGCTGCTGTTCTCGTATTGTTTATTTTGCTCGTAATCGTAACTATGTCTTTCTGTTGGTAA
- a CDS encoding alpha/beta fold hydrolase — translation MKHHINGTELFVEEKGHGAPVILLHGFPLDHRMWQSQIDALSGSYRVITPDLRGMGQSDVPASNISIDQYANDILTLMDKMGIEKAALGGFSMGGYVAFALLRKAPKRFTGLILANTRPEADGQEARKNRLNMAVSLYEKGSVVARDAMLPKLITEPSKQEHPKLVDTLSMVMESMPAEGLVHACLAMAFREDSVDLLSSISVPTLVIAGEQDPIAPPDVMKKMADLINGVSYHVIPAASHLTPMEKPEAFNALMIDFLKGIKA, via the coding sequence ATGAAACATCATATTAACGGGACGGAACTGTTTGTCGAAGAAAAAGGGCATGGAGCACCTGTAATTTTACTACACGGCTTCCCATTGGATCATCGTATGTGGCAATCGCAGATAGACGCGTTGTCGGGAAGCTATCGTGTCATAACACCTGATTTACGTGGCATGGGCCAGTCTGACGTACCTGCATCGAATATATCGATAGACCAATATGCCAATGACATTTTAACTTTAATGGATAAAATGGGCATAGAAAAAGCCGCACTTGGCGGCTTCTCCATGGGTGGATATGTGGCGTTTGCACTTCTACGCAAAGCTCCAAAACGTTTCACAGGGCTTATCTTGGCCAATACTCGTCCTGAAGCAGATGGACAAGAAGCTCGTAAGAATCGTTTAAACATGGCTGTCTCTCTCTATGAAAAAGGGTCCGTGGTGGCAAGAGACGCTATGCTGCCTAAACTTATTACAGAACCTTCCAAGCAAGAACATCCTAAGCTCGTCGATACCTTGAGTATGGTGATGGAATCGATGCCAGCAGAGGGACTTGTCCATGCTTGTCTTGCTATGGCATTCCGCGAGGACTCTGTCGACCTGCTTAGCTCAATCTCGGTGCCAACGCTCGTCATCGCAGGCGAACAAGACCCGATCGCGCCTCCGGATGTCATGAAGAAAATGGCTGACCTGATTAATGGCGTCAGCTATCATGTAATACCCGCTGCCTCACATTTGACGCCTATGGAAAAGCCGGAAGCTTTCAATGCGCTGATGATTGATTTTCTAAAGGGCATTAAAGCCTAA